A section of the Leptospira terpstrae serovar Hualin str. LT 11-33 = ATCC 700639 genome encodes:
- a CDS encoding LA_2168 family protein codes for MNFHSKLLLSLGFFFLSSDPKYAVGLEVGILGYELFLKETNTRDTFHPPSWDLQMSGNGQDFQKIAYLNRVSGESMFVGLSDKNKKNNFVWDLDIKLTTGKETGLKPFYLGKNNYIGFETSKFLIGVGRREHLFRPKSFQTSFDGGEGLFIEFLPEKNLTLQFFLWDRYSGSLLFEKDKFRKVLQNPTEPKVGLSEESLVNESSRNHHRRHAFGLLYGDYFKLRMGIQYIEFGTWGRYGKDSPRETKISGADGDSLLNGNFGLGYDADIFEVQMDLLWDKGNDRTNSKIASRPGSIPISGEAVQLGAELRLGDFLVRSSHFLSDRDETNNKNQIIREGYVSFGSHPAQTPYISQIFGIFPSAAVTESGFERNFALQEGRCFGYLNELVIKFTYHQFVAKVVGAYFLPYKVDHPSDGRISFQKRDFENFFIGEGVMELSLNEDSTFEIGIGVSKLFLPESLAIKSNFGYVFGRIQI; via the coding sequence TTGAATTTTCATTCAAAACTACTTCTTAGCTTAGGATTTTTTTTCCTTAGTTCAGATCCTAAATACGCTGTGGGATTGGAAGTTGGGATTTTGGGTTATGAACTTTTTTTAAAAGAAACAAATACCAGAGATACTTTTCATCCACCTAGTTGGGATTTACAAATGAGTGGGAACGGTCAGGACTTTCAAAAAATAGCCTATTTGAACCGAGTATCCGGCGAATCTATGTTTGTAGGCCTAAGTGACAAAAATAAGAAAAATAATTTTGTTTGGGATTTGGACATCAAACTTACCACCGGAAAAGAAACGGGATTAAAACCATTTTACCTTGGAAAAAATAACTATATAGGTTTTGAGACCTCCAAGTTTCTTATCGGTGTTGGTCGTCGGGAGCATTTGTTTCGTCCAAAAAGTTTTCAAACAAGTTTTGATGGAGGAGAGGGGCTATTTATCGAGTTTTTACCCGAAAAAAATTTAACCTTACAATTTTTCCTTTGGGATCGTTACTCGGGTTCACTACTTTTTGAGAAAGACAAGTTCCGAAAGGTATTACAAAATCCAACGGAACCCAAAGTAGGTTTGTCCGAAGAATCACTAGTAAACGAAAGCAGTCGAAACCACCACCGGAGGCATGCCTTTGGTCTTCTCTATGGAGATTACTTCAAACTTCGTATGGGAATCCAGTATATAGAATTTGGAACTTGGGGTCGGTATGGAAAGGATAGTCCCAGGGAAACCAAAATCTCCGGTGCCGATGGTGATTCTCTACTGAATGGGAATTTTGGTCTTGGTTATGATGCAGATATTTTTGAAGTCCAAATGGATTTGTTATGGGACAAAGGAAATGACCGAACCAATTCTAAAATTGCAAGTAGACCTGGTTCTATTCCTATATCAGGAGAAGCAGTTCAACTAGGAGCTGAACTCCGATTAGGTGATTTTTTAGTTCGTAGTTCTCATTTTCTGTCTGACAGAGATGAGACAAATAATAAGAACCAAATCATTCGAGAAGGGTATGTATCTTTTGGTTCACATCCTGCACAAACTCCCTATATTTCCCAAATATTCGGCATTTTTCCTTCCGCCGCTGTGACTGAATCAGGGTTTGAAAGAAACTTTGCTTTGCAGGAAGGAAGGTGTTTTGGGTATTTGAATGAACTGGTCATAAAGTTCACCTACCATCAGTTTGTTGCAAAAGTAGTAGGTGCTTATTTTTTACCTTACAAAGTGGATCACCCATCTGATGGAAGGATCAGTTTTCAAAAAAGAGATTTCGAAAATTTTTTTATCGGAGAAGGAGTCATGGAACTTTCTTTAAACGAAGATTCCACTTTTGAAATTGGAATTGGAGTTTCGAAGCTTTTTCTTCCAGAATCGTTAGCAATCAAATCCAATTTTGGATATGTGTTTGGGAGAATACAAATATGA
- a CDS encoding phospholipase D-like domain-containing protein, producing MIVHKIPVLFFLFLVSFSCQKPKSNLDLSSLLFSNSPASEIYFSYPGRDVAEEKKRMVKEALLAEIRNAKISIRAYLYSIDDYEILTELYLKKRMGIPIQLFGDKEEDYSELESFGLEIQRWSGSGIHHTKIWIFDGIRFFTGTGNFTTHGLSTDNNVFWAQNIAPEEVSGIISTLEGKNPKGSFRIGSLQYWTSPEAGLEIQQQLLDAVDSAKHSIKYLIYSHYDPVFSLKLLEASQRGVRVEGIYNAPMSSNPEGIFLSQNLEFPSKIWEDGNVDFVFKNDRYLGGLLHHKTMLVDDQIVYTGSFNYSVSARDKNKEVFVRFTHPIITKEFLGEWKRILWNSQPVSPSSLSLSATNSNGETQLRFYSLERFQNSLFQTNIIFNSEGGFDSNSNALANAYKQTLGLTGYIRPKVGDRFALISQRTDPIWEESEGSNLTLHLQNYFLGTKLSLSNGEKIISLALWDGAKPKEKYVLDSNSTIVGQTDFWRGKNLWFWVQTETRILSFCHTKERFKIPEWMIFIMNRLEVMGKKLPICIYD from the coding sequence ATGATTGTTCATAAAATTCCAGTATTGTTCTTTCTTTTCCTTGTTAGTTTCTCCTGTCAAAAGCCAAAATCCAATTTAGACCTTTCTTCCCTTTTATTTTCCAACTCTCCTGCTTCTGAGATTTATTTTTCTTACCCTGGTCGAGACGTAGCGGAAGAGAAAAAAAGAATGGTAAAGGAGGCGTTATTAGCTGAGATCCGAAATGCAAAAATTTCCATTCGCGCCTATTTGTATTCAATCGATGATTATGAGATTTTGACTGAACTTTATTTAAAGAAAAGAATGGGTATTCCCATTCAATTGTTCGGTGATAAAGAGGAAGACTATTCCGAGCTTGAATCATTTGGTTTAGAAATCCAACGTTGGTCAGGTTCTGGTATCCATCACACAAAGATTTGGATCTTTGACGGGATTCGTTTTTTTACAGGAACCGGAAACTTTACCACACATGGACTCTCCACTGACAACAATGTCTTTTGGGCCCAAAACATAGCCCCGGAAGAGGTTTCGGGAATCATTTCTACTCTTGAGGGGAAAAATCCAAAGGGATCTTTCAGGATTGGATCCTTACAGTATTGGACTTCGCCAGAAGCAGGACTAGAAATCCAACAACAACTTCTGGATGCTGTGGACTCTGCGAAACATTCCATTAAATATTTAATCTATTCTCATTATGATCCCGTATTCAGTTTAAAACTTCTAGAGGCTAGTCAAAGAGGAGTTCGGGTGGAAGGAATTTACAATGCTCCAATGAGTTCCAATCCAGAAGGAATCTTTCTAAGTCAAAATTTAGAGTTCCCATCAAAGATTTGGGAAGATGGAAACGTTGATTTTGTGTTCAAGAATGATAGATACTTGGGTGGACTTTTACACCACAAGACTATGTTAGTGGATGATCAGATTGTTTATACGGGATCTTTTAATTATTCTGTATCGGCAAGGGATAAAAACAAAGAGGTTTTTGTAAGGTTTACCCATCCAATCATCACCAAGGAATTCCTCGGGGAATGGAAACGAATCTTATGGAATTCGCAACCAGTCTCGCCTTCATCACTCAGTCTTTCGGCAACAAATTCAAATGGGGAAACCCAATTGCGATTTTATTCCCTGGAACGTTTCCAAAACTCACTTTTCCAAACCAACATAATATTCAATAGCGAAGGTGGCTTCGATTCCAATTCCAATGCTCTTGCGAATGCCTACAAACAGACCTTGGGACTCACTGGTTACATCAGGCCCAAAGTGGGGGATAGGTTTGCATTAATTTCCCAAAGAACGGATCCGATTTGGGAAGAAAGCGAAGGATCGAATCTGACTTTACATTTGCAAAATTATTTTTTAGGAACAAAGCTGAGTCTTTCGAATGGAGAAAAAATTATATCACTCGCACTTTGGGATGGAGCTAAACCAAAAGAAAAATATGTCTTAGATTCCAATTCAACTATTGTGGGTCAGACAGATTTTTGGAGAGGAAAGAACTTATGGTTTTGGGTTCAAACAGAAACGAGGATTCTTTCTTTTTGTCATACGAAAGAAAGATTCAAAATACCGGAATGGATGATTTTTATAATGAATCGATTGGAAGTAATGGGGAAAAAACTTCCAATTTGTATTTATGATTAA
- a CDS encoding MFS transporter gives MKKNLSLAIFKHRDFRFFIFARFFMVLAINIQATIVGWQVYELTGSVLDLGLVGLFEAVPSIVVSLYAGHLADLRDRRNIIVICLFFLLLCSLTLFAFTGPLSFLLETYKAYPIFLVILVSGIARGFISPAIFSFVTQLVPREHYPHSAAWMGTSFQAGAVIGPALGGIVYGSFGMQVAYGLDSLCIGLPFLLFFWINKRSLPERKEKEALKESLLKGLRFVLKNEIMLGAMALDMFAVLFGGAVALLPVYAKDILFVGSEGLGYLRAAPSLGALLMAYYLTYKPPLEKSGRVLLFCVFGFGVCMLVFGLSHSFLLSLAALFLSGVFDSVSVVVRSTIMQTMTPEEMRGRVSAINKVFIGSSNEIGAFESGVSAKFLGPVGSVVFGATMTILIVFFTFRLSPKLKELELKNWV, from the coding sequence ATGAAGAAAAACCTTTCTTTAGCCATTTTCAAACACCGCGATTTTCGCTTTTTTATCTTTGCAAGGTTCTTCATGGTCCTTGCCATCAACATCCAAGCTACCATTGTCGGTTGGCAAGTATATGAACTGACAGGTAGTGTTTTAGACTTAGGTCTTGTTGGACTTTTTGAAGCAGTTCCTTCCATTGTGGTTTCCCTATATGCAGGCCACTTAGCCGATCTTAGAGATCGTCGCAATATCATTGTGATTTGTTTATTCTTTTTGCTACTTTGTTCTCTTACCTTATTTGCATTTACAGGCCCTCTATCTTTTTTACTCGAAACATACAAAGCTTATCCAATATTTTTGGTGATTTTGGTTTCAGGGATCGCAAGAGGATTTATCTCACCAGCTATCTTTAGTTTTGTGACACAACTGGTTCCGAGAGAACACTACCCTCATTCTGCAGCTTGGATGGGTACTTCTTTTCAAGCCGGTGCCGTAATTGGTCCTGCCCTTGGTGGAATTGTTTACGGGAGTTTTGGAATGCAAGTGGCATATGGTCTTGACTCGCTTTGTATTGGACTTCCCTTTTTACTTTTCTTTTGGATAAACAAACGTAGCCTCCCCGAACGTAAAGAAAAAGAAGCATTAAAGGAAAGTTTACTCAAAGGACTGCGGTTTGTTTTGAAAAACGAGATCATGTTAGGTGCCATGGCACTAGACATGTTTGCAGTACTTTTTGGTGGAGCTGTGGCACTACTTCCGGTTTATGCCAAAGACATACTTTTTGTTGGTTCCGAAGGACTAGGTTATTTACGTGCGGCTCCCTCCTTGGGTGCGCTACTTATGGCCTACTATTTAACTTACAAACCACCTCTTGAAAAATCAGGACGCGTTTTATTATTCTGCGTTTTTGGATTTGGAGTTTGTATGTTAGTGTTTGGACTTTCCCATTCCTTTCTTTTGTCTTTAGCTGCCTTATTTTTATCGGGAGTTTTTGACAGTGTTTCGGTCGTAGTTCGTTCGACCATTATGCAAACTATGACTCCCGAAGAGATGAGAGGCCGGGTCAGTGCGATCAATAAAGTGTTTATAGGTTCTTCGAATGAAATAGGAGCGTTTGAGTCAGGAGTTTCCGCAAAATTTTTAGGACCGGTTGGCTCTGTTGTCTTTGGTGCCACCATGACCATACTCATCGTATTCTTTACTTTCCGGTTATCTCCTAAACTGAAAGAGTTAGAACTGAAAAACTGGGTTTAA
- a CDS encoding LBF_2017 N-terminal domain-containing protein, with protein sequence MNRKFLLSIGIFFLVFSSLVSKPKRELRVLIDAEPEANFELELWQEKPNENGDTIAPKPPESIQFKGNRITVTPKDDFEYFRVRRLGEYGAKGFWTQVFSTNVDPGSPLSVPKQFVAKKTFVPQAEPKKISTVISAESFVIVKEKEESIRYLTKDQLTLNPSDDASGVAEIRYKINGGQWNSAKSLTAVPIKEEGNYKFLYFSLDQAGNKEPMQVLDFIKDVTAPETKLEWVGPNSIGKGRTKFISPETKVKLTAKDRLSGPKEILVAYTCQSGTQTEFKPYSAEISIYDLKSVCKGSFQLFYYAQDQVGNEEAVKTLNFQLGSESN encoded by the coding sequence ATGAATCGCAAATTTTTACTGAGCATTGGAATCTTTTTTCTAGTTTTTAGTTCTTTAGTTTCTAAACCCAAACGAGAACTGCGGGTTCTGATTGATGCAGAACCAGAAGCAAATTTTGAATTAGAACTTTGGCAAGAAAAACCAAATGAAAACGGTGATACCATCGCGCCCAAACCTCCTGAATCCATTCAGTTCAAAGGGAATCGAATCACTGTAACACCAAAAGATGATTTTGAATACTTTCGTGTTCGCCGGTTAGGTGAATATGGAGCCAAAGGATTTTGGACTCAAGTTTTTTCGACGAATGTTGATCCCGGTTCTCCACTTTCTGTTCCCAAACAGTTTGTAGCCAAAAAAACTTTTGTACCGCAAGCAGAGCCGAAAAAGATCTCTACAGTTATCTCGGCAGAAAGTTTTGTCATCGTAAAAGAAAAGGAAGAATCCATTCGTTATCTGACAAAAGACCAATTGACTCTAAATCCTTCTGATGACGCTTCTGGTGTTGCTGAAATCCGTTACAAGATCAATGGCGGGCAATGGAATTCTGCAAAATCACTTACTGCTGTTCCCATCAAAGAAGAAGGAAATTATAAATTTTTATACTTTTCTTTAGATCAGGCCGGGAACAAAGAACCAATGCAAGTTTTGGATTTTATTAAAGATGTAACAGCTCCAGAAACAAAATTGGAATGGGTAGGACCCAATTCCATTGGCAAAGGAAGAACCAAGTTTATATCGCCAGAAACAAAGGTCAAACTAACGGCAAAAGATCGATTGAGTGGACCAAAAGAGATTCTTGTAGCATACACTTGTCAATCAGGAACTCAAACTGAATTCAAACCTTATAGTGCTGAAATCTCTATTTATGATTTAAAATCAGTTTGTAAAGGATCCTTTCAACTATTCTATTATGCTCAAGACCAAGTAGGAAATGAAGAAGCAGTCAAAACTTTAAATTTCCAATTGGGCAGTGAATCGAATTGA
- a CDS encoding FecR domain-containing protein, whose translation MRKSILQTILVLIIIFCQFSLYAEGGEALEPITITVQKGETLSLISERHLSDPKRWPELLKHNKIPNPDLIKPGLSLVVPVFLRKAVVGVTEFVMGQVEWNGTGGKGPWVPLKLGQELHPNDQIKTSGKGKTDVHINNVGMVRILTNSHFEVKGEDKKGGPVTVALFRGSLDAKVTKSNPPTTEHKFNIVSPSSTAGVRGTEFRVELDEKLSSTISCFEGVVDVAAQGKTVELKQGMATFVEKGKSPVQPYKIPEAPRIREE comes from the coding sequence ATGAGAAAGTCCATTTTGCAAACAATCCTAGTACTTATCATCATATTCTGCCAGTTTTCGCTGTATGCGGAAGGTGGTGAGGCGTTAGAGCCCATTACAATCACAGTCCAAAAGGGTGAAACTCTCTCTCTGATCTCAGAAAGGCACCTCTCTGATCCGAAACGCTGGCCGGAACTTTTAAAACACAATAAAATCCCAAATCCGGATTTAATCAAACCAGGTCTTTCTCTTGTAGTTCCGGTTTTCCTTCGTAAGGCAGTGGTGGGTGTGACCGAGTTTGTGATGGGACAAGTGGAATGGAATGGAACAGGTGGTAAAGGACCATGGGTTCCTTTAAAGTTAGGACAAGAACTCCATCCGAATGACCAAATCAAAACCAGCGGCAAAGGCAAAACAGATGTACACATCAACAATGTGGGAATGGTTCGTATCTTAACCAATAGTCATTTTGAAGTGAAGGGTGAAGACAAAAAAGGGGGACCAGTGACTGTAGCTCTTTTCAGAGGAAGTCTCGATGCCAAGGTTACAAAATCAAATCCACCGACCACCGAACATAAGTTCAATATAGTAAGCCCCTCTTCTACTGCGGGAGTAAGAGGAACAGAATTCCGTGTGGAGTTAGATGAAAAACTCAGTTCCACAATTTCCTGTTTTGAAGGTGTAGTAGATGTAGCCGCACAAGGGAAAACTGTCGAGTTGAAACAAGGTATGGCAACTTTTGTAGAAAAAGGAAAGTCTCCCGTTCAACCTTATAAAATTCCAGAAGCTCCACGCATTAGAGAAGAATAG
- a CDS encoding NUDIX hydrolase, with product MKERKNWKDLYPTPIYTLASFDIKLPRSLKEKTYYVLKSKNWVNVVPVTKSGEILLIKQYRHGIGEDSLEIPGGIVDEEGPGSELESAIRELREETGYATNQSQYKLLSKFSGNPAMFTNWSYSYVAYDVEPMYEVEFDEGEDIEIVLKKPEEVKRLLLDGTIHHPHMVAALGIYFLLSEAKSK from the coding sequence GTGAAAGAACGAAAGAACTGGAAAGACCTCTACCCCACTCCCATTTATACCCTCGCTAGTTTTGATATCAAACTCCCCCGTTCTCTGAAAGAAAAAACATACTACGTTCTAAAATCTAAAAATTGGGTCAATGTAGTGCCGGTGACAAAGAGTGGAGAGATTTTACTTATTAAACAATACCGACATGGAATCGGCGAAGATAGTTTGGAAATTCCTGGTGGGATTGTAGACGAAGAAGGTCCTGGATCCGAATTGGAATCTGCCATCCGAGAACTCCGGGAAGAAACAGGTTATGCCACAAATCAATCCCAATACAAACTTCTCTCTAAGTTTTCCGGTAACCCAGCCATGTTCACTAATTGGTCCTATTCCTATGTTGCCTATGACGTGGAACCAATGTATGAAGTCGAATTTGATGAAGGGGAAGATATAGAAATTGTATTAAAGAAACCAGAGGAAGTGAAACGGTTGTTACTTGATGGAACCATCCACCATCCTCATATGGTAGCTGCCCTTGGGATTTATTTTTTACTCTCCGAAGCAAAATCCAAGTGA
- a CDS encoding glutathione S-transferase family protein has protein sequence MKLYGSITSPFVRRIRFLCLELGIPFTMVDTMTEAGQKELRDKNPLWKVPYAEIDDVKIWDSHTIIDYLFETKGHGNFRPKPGPYHYREANLQTAIDQALDNAILIFYLNKEGIKPDAAPYLTKNALRISSILDYIKRELNGHFFFTDGKVGLSEISLYTTLDWIRFRSVLPVEEDPVFAGFLNFHGQNKSWKETAPKQ, from the coding sequence ATGAAATTATATGGTAGTATCACTTCTCCGTTTGTAAGAAGAATCCGTTTTCTTTGTTTGGAATTGGGAATTCCCTTTACTATGGTAGATACAATGACAGAGGCGGGTCAAAAAGAACTTCGGGACAAAAACCCTCTTTGGAAAGTTCCTTATGCTGAGATTGACGATGTGAAAATTTGGGATAGCCATACCATCATCGATTATCTTTTTGAAACGAAAGGTCATGGAAATTTTAGACCGAAACCGGGCCCCTACCACTACCGCGAGGCCAATTTACAAACGGCCATTGACCAGGCTCTCGACAATGCCATTCTGATCTTTTACCTAAATAAAGAAGGGATCAAACCCGATGCTGCTCCTTATTTAACCAAAAACGCTTTAAGAATTAGTTCTATTTTGGATTATATCAAACGGGAGTTAAACGGTCATTTTTTCTTTACCGATGGAAAAGTTGGTCTTTCTGAAATTTCTTTATATACCACTCTCGATTGGATTCGCTTCCGCTCCGTTTTGCCAGTAGAAGAAGACCCCGTTTTTGCAGGGTTTTTAAACTTCCATGGGCAGAACAAATCTTGGAAGGAAACCGCTCCTAAGCAATAA
- a CDS encoding ATP-dependent helicase, with amino-acid sequence MKLNAAQMEAVSTIQGPLLVFAGAGSGKTRVITNRIAHMVEGVKIPAGKIVALSFTNKSAKEMAERLRKMVPREKLKGITLSTFHSLGLKILKEHITKLGYNETFLLFNGTDQEAFVSDLLKSKRLDPKKVPPKEILRRISYAKNTQVHPADNGLTGELDLVAAEVFSMYEEGLKEKNAIDFDDLILLPKRLLAEFPEIAAYYQRKHEYFLVDEFQDTNQLQYEFLSLFRGKSDNLCVVGDDDQSIYAFRGSNVQLILNFEREFPHAKVVRLLENYRSTSLIIQAANSLIQNNKGRKEKTLYSRIPSAERVEYYETADEREEAIFVAGRIQTLLIKNEFKGKEIAILFRTNFQSRPFEEELRNRSIPYKVVGGYNFFDRKEIRDCISYLRYVANPKDDYSLLRIINYPKRGIGPGTMQKLQEEAFTHKLSLYEIFHKMIESPDYLPEVKAKVRQEIYQFVELVDAFKKKFAMSPKLAPVLREMVTQIGFEREISMEETEEKVVKARIYNLSELVNMLSFFEEEEGREGKATIFDFLQRLVLLMEDEPKEDEEDRRVQLLTMHQSKGLEYDLVFLVGLEEGILPNSRVIEEEGEVVDEERRLLYVGMTRPRRKLYLTSARTRRKFGEQIESAPSRFLNELSQDAVLFFPMETKDRDTETKNFLEELDKLKVG; translated from the coding sequence ATGAAATTAAATGCGGCGCAAATGGAAGCAGTTTCCACCATCCAAGGTCCCTTACTAGTCTTTGCTGGTGCGGGATCGGGGAAAACTCGGGTCATTACCAACCGCATTGCCCATATGGTAGAAGGGGTCAAAATTCCCGCAGGGAAAATTGTTGCCCTTTCGTTTACCAATAAAAGTGCCAAAGAAATGGCCGAAAGGTTACGTAAGATGGTTCCCCGGGAAAAACTGAAAGGGATTACACTTTCCACCTTCCACTCGTTAGGTTTAAAAATCCTAAAAGAACATATTACTAAACTTGGTTATAACGAAACCTTTTTACTATTTAATGGAACCGACCAGGAAGCCTTTGTTTCCGACCTTTTAAAATCCAAAAGACTGGATCCTAAAAAAGTTCCACCTAAAGAAATCCTCCGAAGAATCTCTTATGCTAAAAATACACAAGTGCACCCGGCAGACAATGGTCTTACGGGAGAATTGGATTTAGTGGCAGCAGAAGTTTTTTCTATGTATGAAGAGGGTTTAAAAGAAAAAAATGCCATAGACTTTGATGATTTGATTTTACTCCCCAAGCGCCTGTTAGCTGAATTTCCAGAGATAGCAGCCTATTACCAAAGAAAACATGAATACTTTCTTGTGGATGAATTTCAAGATACCAACCAACTCCAATATGAGTTTTTGTCTTTGTTTCGTGGGAAAAGTGATAACCTTTGTGTGGTAGGGGATGACGACCAAAGTATTTATGCCTTCCGTGGTTCGAATGTACAACTCATTCTCAACTTTGAACGAGAATTTCCCCATGCCAAAGTTGTCAGACTTCTCGAAAATTATCGTTCCACTTCACTCATCATCCAAGCCGCAAACTCTCTCATCCAAAACAACAAAGGCCGAAAGGAAAAAACTCTCTATAGCCGGATTCCATCCGCAGAAAGAGTGGAATACTATGAAACCGCAGATGAAAGAGAAGAAGCCATCTTTGTCGCAGGTAGGATCCAAACCTTACTCATTAAAAATGAATTTAAGGGAAAAGAAATTGCCATCTTATTTCGGACTAACTTCCAATCCCGTCCTTTTGAAGAAGAACTACGTAACCGAAGTATCCCTTACAAGGTAGTTGGTGGTTATAATTTCTTTGATCGTAAGGAAATCCGGGATTGTATTTCTTACTTACGTTATGTGGCAAATCCTAAAGATGATTATTCACTACTTCGCATCATTAATTACCCGAAACGAGGAATTGGTCCCGGGACCATGCAAAAACTCCAAGAGGAAGCCTTCACCCACAAATTATCTTTATATGAAATCTTCCATAAAATGATTGAGAGTCCTGACTATTTGCCCGAAGTAAAAGCTAAGGTACGGCAAGAAATTTACCAATTTGTGGAACTTGTGGATGCTTTTAAGAAGAAGTTTGCGATGTCACCGAAACTAGCACCGGTGCTTCGAGAAATGGTCACCCAAATTGGATTCGAGAGAGAAATCTCCATGGAAGAAACTGAAGAGAAGGTGGTAAAAGCTCGAATCTATAATTTGAGTGAACTTGTAAACATGTTGTCCTTTTTTGAAGAAGAAGAGGGTCGTGAGGGCAAAGCCACCATATTTGACTTTTTGCAGAGGCTTGTCCTCCTGATGGAAGACGAACCAAAAGAGGATGAGGAAGACCGCAGGGTCCAACTCCTGACCATGCACCAGTCCAAGGGATTGGAATACGATTTAGTTTTTTTAGTGGGCCTAGAAGAGGGAATTTTACCGAACTCACGTGTTATAGAAGAAGAAGGGGAAGTGGTCGATGAAGAAAGGCGACTTCTCTACGTGGGTATGACTCGCCCAAGACGAAAATTGTACTTGACTTCGGCTCGTACAAGACGCAAATTTGGGGAGCAAATCGAGAGTGCCCCCTCTCGGTTTTTAAATGAGCTGTCTCAGGACGCTGTTCTTTTTTTCCCTATGGAAACGAAGGATAGAGACACAGAAACTAAGAATTTCTTAGAGGAATTAGACAAACTAAAGGTAGGCTAA
- a CDS encoding LIC12587 family lipoprotein produces the protein MKSILPLTLILALVVAFENCASNQETIRTGVSKVNTGSHLAQIESIDADLKSSSLSDESRDKLVIRKGKLLLDLGKYDETISTLNQVNQAKSNPVQLSEWNLTMGKAYVGKNEYSKAIQFLNQSERLDKNTNLMERKKLVVQSLVAEREYYPALATLTKTYTKGNQKKDEFYYETAAKTYLKMGFEYKNTGFYQKGLQVANLGLEEFPNNETLKSIQKECLEVLQPEGKL, from the coding sequence ATGAAATCGATTCTCCCACTAACCCTCATTTTGGCGTTGGTAGTGGCATTTGAAAATTGTGCATCAAATCAGGAAACAATCCGCACGGGAGTTTCCAAAGTAAATACCGGGTCTCATCTGGCCCAAATCGAATCTATCGATGCTGATCTCAAATCCTCTTCTCTATCTGACGAATCCCGAGACAAACTAGTCATCCGAAAAGGAAAACTTTTACTCGATCTTGGAAAATATGATGAAACTATTTCTACACTCAACCAAGTAAACCAGGCCAAGTCCAACCCGGTGCAACTTTCAGAGTGGAACCTCACAATGGGAAAAGCCTATGTGGGCAAAAACGAATATTCTAAAGCCATTCAGTTTTTAAACCAATCTGAAAGATTGGACAAAAACACAAACCTTATGGAACGAAAAAAACTAGTGGTGCAGTCCCTAGTAGCAGAAAGGGAATACTATCCTGCACTCGCTACCCTTACAAAGACTTATACCAAAGGGAACCAAAAGAAAGACGAGTTCTATTATGAAACGGCAGCTAAGACCTATTTGAAAATGGGTTTTGAATATAAGAATACAGGATTTTACCAAAAAGGTTTGCAAGTTGCCAATTTAGGATTGGAAGAATTTCCAAATAACGAAACTCTGAAGTCCATTCAGAAAGAGTGTTTGGAAGTGTTGCAGCCGGAGGGCAAACTCTAA